One window of the Camelina sativa cultivar DH55 chromosome 1, Cs, whole genome shotgun sequence genome contains the following:
- the LOC104782364 gene encoding auxin-responsive protein IAA31 has translation MEFSNSCSSFSSSSLDSTKPSPSESSVNLSLSLTFPSTSPQREARQDWPPIKSRLRDTLKGRRLLRRRDDTSLFVKVYMEGVPIGRKLDLCAFSGYESLLENLSHMFDTPIICGKRDRKHHVLTYEDKDGDWMMVGDIPWDMFLETVRRLKITRPERY, from the exons ATGGAGTTTTCtaactcttgttcttcattttcttcatcttctctcgaCAGTACTAAACCTTCTCCTTCAGAATCTTCCGTTAACCTTTCCCTTAGCCTCACCTTTCCCTCTACTTCTCCACAAAG AGAAGCAAGACAAGATTGGCCACCGATAAAGTCTCGATTAAGAGATACATTAAAGggtcgtcgtcttcttcgtcgtcgtgaTGACACATCTCTCTTTGTTAAGGTTTATATGGAAGGTGTCCCCATTGGGAGAAAACTTGACCTTTGTGCATTCTCCGGCTACGAGAGTCTCTTAGAAAACCTGTCTCACATGTTCGATACTCCAATCATCT GCGGTAAACGAGATAGAAAACATCATGTTTTGACATATGAAGATAAAGATGGAGATTGGATGATGGTCGGAGATATTCCATGGGA TATGTTTCTTGAAACCGTGAGAAGACTAAAGATCACGAGACCGGAGAGGTATTAG
- the LOC104782402 gene encoding cation/H(+) antiporter 19-like, which translates to MAGPNVTGNCPGPMKATSNGAFQNESPLDFALPLIILQIVLVVVFTRLLAYILKPLKQPRVIAEIIGGILLGPSALGRSKVYLDTIFPKKSLTVLDTLANIGLLFFLFLVGLELDFAAIRKTGKKSLLIALAGISLPFILGVGTSFVLSATISKGVHQLPFIVFMGVALSITAFPVLARILAELKLLTTDIGRMAMSAAGVNDVVAWILLALAIAVSGDDSSPLVSVWVLLCGSGFVIFAVVAIKPLLAYMGRRCPEGEPVKELYVCVTLTLVLSASFVTDTIGIHALFGAFVVGIVTPKEGPFCRVLTEKIEDLVSGLLLPLYFAASGLKTDVTTIRGGVSWGLLVLVIITTCFGKIFGTVGAAMLCKVPFREAMALGFLMNTKGLVELIVLNIGKDRKVLNDQAFAILVLMALFTTFITTPIVIAIYKPARKGAPYKHKTIQRKDHDSELRILACFHSTRNIPTLINLIESSRGTGKKGRLCVYAMHMMELSERSSAIAMVHKARNNGLPIWNKIERSTDQMVIAFEAYQHLRAVAVRPMTAISDLTSIHKDIITSAHQKRVAMILLPFHKHQRADGTMESIGHGFHEVNNRILQRAPCSVGILVDRGLGGPSQVVASEVSYKVVVPFFGGLDDREALAYGMKMVEHPGITLTVLKFVAAKGTLKRFETSAPDEKEKKEKETDEEFLRELMSDPKGNESLAYEERVVESKDDINATLKSMNKCNLFVVGRTAGVVSLVHSTDCPELGPVGRLLSSSDFSSTASVLVVQGYDPAADTRPLVEEDANYDQSSRDISDSTM; encoded by the exons ATGGCAGGCCCCAATGTTACAGGGAATTGCCCGGGTCCGATGAAGGCAACCTCCAATGGAGCCTTCCAAAACGAAAGCCCTCTTGATTTTGCGCTTCCTCTGATCATCCTACAGATCGTCTTGGTGGTTGTGTTTACAAGGCTGTTGGCTTACATTCTGAAACCTCTCAAACAGCCTCGAGTCATTGCTGAGATCATT GGAGGGATACTGCTTGGACCTTCCGCACTGGGACGAAGTAAGGTGTATCTTGACACCATATTCCCAAAGAAGAGCTTGACCGTTCTAGACACACTTGCCAACATCGGtcttctgtttttcttgttcctTGTTGGGCTTGAGCTTGACTTTGCAGCGATCAGAAAAACAGGGAAGAAATCACTATTGATAGCCCTAGCTGGGATCTCACTTCCTTTTATACTGGGGGTAGGTACATCTTTTGTTCTCAGTGCTACCATAAGCAAAGGAGTCCATCAGCTTCCTTTTATTGTCTTCATGGGTGTTGCCTTATCAATCACTGCCTTCCCTGTGCTTGCTCGTATCCTAGCTGAGCTAAAGCTTCTAACAACAGACATTGGACGTATGGCTATGTCAGCAGCAGGGGTGAACGATGTTGTAGCTTGGATACTCCTTGCGCTTGCTATTGCTGTCTCAGGAGATGACTCTTCTCCGCTTGTATCTGTTTGGGTTCTTCTTTGTGGATCTGGATTTGTGATCTTTGCAGTTGTGGCAATCAAACCTCTGCTTGCATATATGGGTAGACGCTGTCCTGAGGGAGAACCTGTGAAGGAACTCTATGTTTGTGTCACTCTAACCTTGGTTTTATCAGCAAGCTTTGTGACAGACACTATTGGGATACACGCGCTGTTCGGGGCGTTTGTGGTAGGAATAGTAACTCCTAAAGAAGGACCATTTTGCAGAGTTTTGACAGAGAAGATAGAGGATCTGGTCTCTGGGCTTCTTCTACCGCTGTATTTTGCGGCTAGCGGTCTCAAAACTGATGTAACAACTATCAGAGGAGGGGTGTCATGGGGACTTCTAGTTCTCGTCATAATCACCACTTGTTTCGGTAAGATTTTTGGAACCGTTGGGGCCGCCATGCTCTGCAAGGTTCCTTTCAGAGAAGCCATGGCACTTGGATTCCTTATGAACACCAAAGGTTTAGTAGAGCTCATTGTTCTTAACATTGGCAAGGACCGGAAG GTGTTGAATGATCAAGCATTTGCGATCTTAGTCCTAATGGCATTGTTCACAACCTTCATTACAACTCCAATTGTGATAGCGATATACAAGCCTGCAAGAAAAGGAGCACCATACAAGCACAAAACCATCCAAAGGAAAGATCATGATTCAGAGCTACGGATACTTGCTTGCTTCCACAGTACCCGCAACATACCAACATTGATCAATCTGATTGAATCATCAAGAGGAACAGGCAAAAAGGGACGCCTCTGCGTATACGCGATGCATATGATGGAGCTTTCTGAACGGTCATCAGCAATCGCAATGGTTCACAAAGCTCGGAACAACGGACTCCCAATCTGGAACAAGATAGAGAGATCAACAGATCAGATGGTGATTGCCTTCGAGGCTTACCAGCATCTAAGGGCTGTAGCGGTTAGACCCATGACTGCAATATCTGACCTCACTAGCATCCACAAAGACATAATCACAAGCGCGCATCAGAAACGAGTAGCAATGATACTGCTTCCGTTTCACAAGCATCAGAGAGCGGATGGAACAATGGAGTCAATCGGACATGGGTTCCATGAAGTGAACAACCGGATCTTACAACGAGCTCCTTGCTCAGTTGGGATTCTTGTAGACAGAGGACTCGGAGGACCATCCCAGGTTGTAGCCAGCGAAGTGTCTTACAAAGTTGTGGTTCCATTCTTCGGAGGCTTGGACGACAGAGAAGCTCTCGCCTACGGTATGAAAATGGTGGAGCATCCAGGCATCACACTAACCGTTCTCAAATTTGTAGCTGCGAAAGGAACACTGAAGAGATTTGAGACGAGTGCGCCCGacgaaaaggagaaaaaagaaaaagagactgATGAAGAGTTTTTGAGGGAGTTGATGAGTGATCCAAAAGGAAATGAGTCCTTGGCTTACGAGGAAAGAGTTGTTGAGAGCAAAGACGATATCAACGCGACGCTTAAGTCGATGAACAAATGCAATCTCTTTGTCGTTGGAAGAACTGCAGGTGTTGTGTCGTTGGTTCACAGTACGGATTGTCCAGAGTTAGGACCAGTTGGTCGTTTGTTGTCTTCATCAGATTTTTCCAGCACTGCGTCGGTGCTCGTCGTTCAGGGATACGATCCAGCAGCAGATACACGACCACTCGTTGAGGAAGATGCTAATTACGACCAGTCTTCCAGAGATATTTCTGACTCCACCATGTGA
- the LOC104782379 gene encoding transcription factor HY5-like isoform X1 — MSLQRPNGNSSSSSSPKKHKTEESDEELLMVPDMEAAGSTCVLSSSADDGVNNQEIDTTQNGGVSTAKRRRGRNPVDKEYRSLKRLLRNRVSAQQARERKKVYVSDMESRANELQSNNDQLEEKISTLTNENTMLRKMLINTRPKPDDTNNH, encoded by the exons atgtCTCTTCAACGACCTAATGGCAACtcgagttcttcttcttcccccaagAAGCACAAAACCG AGGAGAGTGACGAGGAGTTGTTGATGGTTCCTGACATGGAAGCAGCTGGATCGACATGTGTTTTAAGCAGCAGTGCCGACGATGGAGTGAACAACCAGGAGATTGACACGACTCAAAACGGAGGAGTCTCCACAGCTAAACGCCGCCGTGGACGTAACCCTGTTGATAAAGAGTATAGAAGCCTcaagag attgttGAGGAACAGAGTGTCAGCACAACAAgcgagagagaggaagaaagtgTATGTGAGTGATATGGAATCAAGAGCTAACGAGCTACAGAGCAACAATGATCAGCTTGAAGAGAAGATATCAACTCTTACGAACGAGAACACAATGCTTCGTAAAATGCTTATTAACACTAGGCCTAAACCTGATGACACCAACAATCACTAA
- the LOC104782410 gene encoding probable LRR receptor-like serine/threonine-protein kinase At1g34110, producing MSYTLFLLLLTLVHSTFSSLAPTDRAALESIRDSLTDMPGSAFFSSWDFTVPDPCSSFSGLTCSSSLGRVTGLSLGPNLSGSLSPSISNLTHLTQLILYPGSVTGPLPPRFDSLPLLRVISLTRNRLTGPIPFSLSSLSNLHTLDLSYNQLSGSLPPFLTTLPQLKVLVLASNHFSNNLNPVSSPLFHLDLKLNQISGELPPAFPITLRYLSLSGNSIQGTINALEPLTELIYIDLSMNQFTGAIPNSLFSPTFSTMFLQRNNFTSIATSKAPSLLLQGSIVDLSHNSISGDLPPALAGAEGLFLNNNRLTGDIPEEYVKSLINGTTKQLFLQHNYFTRFPWNSGLQLPDSVSLCLSYNCMETDPIVGLSTCPIEVAPLLSRPASQCSRFYNHSSTG from the coding sequence atgAGCTacactctctttctccttctgcTCACTCTCGTCCACTCCACTTTCTCTTCATTAGCTCCAACGGATCGAGCCGCCTTGGAATCCATCAGAGACTCTTTAACCGACATGCCCGGTTCAGCCTTCTTCTCATCCTGGGACTTCACAGTCCCTGACCCTTGTTCCTCCTTCTCAGGCCTTacttgctcttcttctcttggcCGTGTCACCGGCTTATCTCTTGGCCCTAATCTCTCCGGTTCTCTCTCCCCTTCCATCTCCAATCTAACCCACTTAACCCAACTCATTCTCTACCCCGGCTCTGTCACCGGTCCTCTCCCTCCTCGGTTCGATTCCCTCCCTCTCCTTCGAGTCATTTCCTTAACAAGAAACCGCTTAACCGGTCCTATACCCTTTTCTTTATCATCTCTCTCAAACCTCCACACTCTTGACCTTAGCTATAACCAACTCTCAGGTTCTCTCCCTCCTTTTCTCACTACTCTTCCTCAACTCAAAGTCCTTGTTTTAGCCTCAAATCATTTCTCCAACAACCTTAACCCTGTCTCTAGCCCCTTGTTCCATTTAGACCTAAAGCTGAACCAAATCTCCGGCGAACTCCCACCCGCTTTCCCGATCACTCTCCGGTACTTATCTCTCTCCGGAAACTCAATCCAAGGCACAATCAACGCCTTGGAGCCATTAACGGAGCTGATATACATCGACCTCAGCATGAACCAGTTCACCGGCGCAATCCCTAACTCGCTCTTCAGCCCCACATTCTCAACAATGTTCCTACAACGAAACAACTTCACATCCATCGCCACCTCCAAAGCGCCGTCATTATTACTACAAGGCTCCATTGTTGATCTGAGCCATAACTCAATCTCCGGAGACTTACCTCCCGCGCTCGCCGGAGCAGAGGGTCTGTTCTTGAACAATAACCGTCTCACAGGAGACATTCCAGAGGAATACGTCAAGAGCTTAATCAACGGTACAACAAAACAGCTCTTCTTGCAACATAACTACTTCACGAGATTCCCTTGGAACTCTGGTCTCCAACTACCAgactctgtttctctctgtttgTCCTATAACTGTATGGAGACTGATCCAAT
- the LOC104782379 gene encoding transcription factor HY5-like isoform X2, whose amino-acid sequence MSLQRPNGNSSSSSSPKKHKTAGSTCVLSSSADDGVNNQEIDTTQNGGVSTAKRRRGRNPVDKEYRSLKRLLRNRVSAQQARERKKVYVSDMESRANELQSNNDQLEEKISTLTNENTMLRKMLINTRPKPDDTNNH is encoded by the exons atgtCTCTTCAACGACCTAATGGCAACtcgagttcttcttcttcccccaagAAGCACAAAACCG CTGGATCGACATGTGTTTTAAGCAGCAGTGCCGACGATGGAGTGAACAACCAGGAGATTGACACGACTCAAAACGGAGGAGTCTCCACAGCTAAACGCCGCCGTGGACGTAACCCTGTTGATAAAGAGTATAGAAGCCTcaagag attgttGAGGAACAGAGTGTCAGCACAACAAgcgagagagaggaagaaagtgTATGTGAGTGATATGGAATCAAGAGCTAACGAGCTACAGAGCAACAATGATCAGCTTGAAGAGAAGATATCAACTCTTACGAACGAGAACACAATGCTTCGTAAAATGCTTATTAACACTAGGCCTAAACCTGATGACACCAACAATCACTAA
- the LOC104782395 gene encoding rhomboid-like protein 14, mitochondrial, giving the protein MANFGEGRRSGGGGMLPLLALSAVAEYYRLPWKPPVTASLLAANTLVYLRPALIDPVIPHISEVWFNPHLIFKHKDLKRLFLSAFYHVNEPHLVYNMMSLLWKGIKLETSMGSTEFASMVFALIGMSQGVTLLLAKSLLFFCDYERAYYNEYAVGFSGVLFALKVVLNSQAEDYTTVYGILVPTKYAAWAELVLVQMFVPNASFLGHLGGILAGILYMKLKGSYSGSDPVTMAVRGVTRLVTWPLRFLNGMVRSRRRRITGRGRVGRGQTGIAGPGIWRCQSCTYDNSGWLSACEMCGSGRARGNGWSLNQGPALSSSNDLPIDELRRRRVERFS; this is encoded by the exons ATGGCGAATTTTGGTGAAGGGAGAAGAAGTGGAGGCGGAGGGATGTTACCGCTTCTCGCTCTAAGCGCCGTCGCGGAGTACTATAGACTGCCGTGGAAACCACCGGTGACGGCGAGTCTTCTTGCCGCCAACACTCTCGTCTATCTCAGACCTGCGTTGATCGATCCCGTTATACCTCACATCAGTGAGGTCTGGTTCAATCCTCACCTCATCttcaag CATAAGGACTTGAAACGTTTGTTTCTATCAGCGTTCTACCATGTAAACGAGCCTCACTTAGTATACAACATGATGTCACTTCTCTGGAAAGGTATCAAGCTCGAGACATCTATGGGAAGCACTGAGTTTGCTTCTATGGTTTTTGCACTTATTGGTATGTCCCAAGGAGTCACTTTGCTCTTAGCCAAAtcgcttctcttcttctgcgaCTACGAAAGAGCTTATTACAACGAGTACGCTGTTGGATTCTCTGGTGTTCTCTTTGCTTTGAAAGTTGTGCTTAATTCTCAGGCTGAGGATTACACCACTGTGTATGGTATCTTGGTTCCGACAAAATATGCTGCTTGGGCAGAACTGGTTCTGGTGCAGATGTTTGTACCTAATGCTTCGTTTCTTGGGCATTTGGGTGGGATCCTTGCTGGTATTCTCTATATGAAGCTCAAGGGTTCTTACTCGGGATCTGATCCAGTCACCATGGCGGTTAGAGGTGTGACACGACTAGTGACTTGGCCCTTGAGGTTTTTGAATGGTATGGTTAGGTCTCGGAGAAGGAGGATTACAGGGAGAGGAAGAGTGGGTAGAGGCCAGACTGGGATAGCTGGACCTGGTATCTGGAGATGTCAGTCGTGTACATATGACAATTCTGGTTGGTTAAGTGCTTGCGAGATGTGTGGCTCTGGACGGGCTAGAGGAAATGGATGGTCACTGAATCAGGGACCAGCATTGTCTTCTTCTAATGATCTCCCTATAGATGAGCTGCGCCGTCGAAGAGTTGAAAGGTTTAGTTGA